The proteins below come from a single Halomonas binhaiensis genomic window:
- a CDS encoding GGDEF domain-containing protein yields the protein MTRKHHRLGLLAILWLTLGIWFFPQAALATETSLRNGWEYRWGDSPQDANGHFLWASEPTGTSGWLPMSGTANPPHRHGNETLWMRHQLPAGEWHHPVLFVSSIDLIGEAYIDNQQIFRHGSLDSNGQVQFAGWSWHTIPLPDVSEGKVLYLRIHSDYSDIGLWGKVAIMDESAVLPMILATSWEGLVVATFCLIVGSLASLLVLSPPRQWRLGSVGFFSLAIGIMLLAENDSRKLLLDIPLLWNYLAAATYFSLPIAMGLILEHWFPQVRTRFLRLIWLALLAYLTIALSMSLMGMISLSSTFPSFDVLLLISTILMALLALRRCHTFNIHQYLVLASYAAFVFILMLDMAVAHSIIDWFEVPVHFGALAFTLSMVIISLRHYTQTQRELNHLNRFLESEVAERTSELQSHVKQEHQRASLIALEHSKSQALADLIDRLQGTAALEHALEIIVDALPELTSPLRGAFYRQNTDEPLLSLTHHWPKDYQVPATLPSSPSGGTDNRPPSWLFPLDIPRPQQDALHLGILWLEPNTRLLPNSEYHERTRRLIETGITRVALVLSSISLQEKLATLSYNDGLTGLRNRRYFEELMFHEAVSALRNQTSLTLAIVDIDHFKLFNDRFGHSAGDVVLCGVAQLLAESFRDNDVVCRLGGEEFVILLPHAQANDALMRIDQMTQILASTNFKHAHQPLGTVSLSCGIASFPCHTSDPHTLLEIADNALYRAKQSGRARITMAE from the coding sequence ATGACCCGCAAGCACCATCGGCTTGGGTTATTAGCAATACTGTGGCTGACCCTTGGGATTTGGTTTTTCCCTCAGGCGGCCCTGGCCACTGAAACCTCCCTCCGCAACGGCTGGGAATATCGTTGGGGAGACTCGCCTCAGGATGCCAACGGGCATTTCCTGTGGGCCAGTGAGCCTACTGGCACATCTGGCTGGTTACCCATGTCCGGCACAGCCAACCCCCCGCACCGGCATGGCAACGAAACGCTATGGATGCGTCACCAGCTACCTGCCGGGGAATGGCACCACCCTGTCCTGTTCGTTTCCAGTATCGACCTGATCGGTGAAGCCTATATCGACAACCAGCAAATCTTTCGACATGGCTCTCTGGACTCAAACGGCCAAGTACAGTTTGCCGGCTGGAGCTGGCACACCATTCCACTGCCCGACGTTTCTGAAGGAAAGGTTCTCTATCTGCGGATCCACTCCGATTACTCTGATATCGGGCTATGGGGAAAAGTCGCCATCATGGACGAAAGTGCCGTGCTGCCGATGATTCTAGCCACTTCCTGGGAAGGACTGGTTGTCGCCACTTTCTGCTTGATTGTCGGTTCTCTCGCCAGCTTGCTGGTACTGTCTCCTCCTCGACAATGGCGTTTGGGCAGTGTCGGCTTCTTTTCCCTGGCAATCGGCATCATGTTGTTGGCCGAGAACGACTCACGCAAACTGTTGCTGGATATTCCTTTACTGTGGAACTATCTGGCTGCTGCCACTTATTTTTCACTACCCATCGCCATGGGCTTGATCCTGGAGCACTGGTTTCCTCAGGTTCGCACTCGTTTCTTGCGTCTCATCTGGTTGGCCCTGCTCGCCTATCTCACCATCGCTCTGAGCATGTCATTGATGGGAATGATTTCCTTGTCCTCGACCTTTCCCTCGTTTGACGTCCTGCTGTTGATTTCGACCATCTTGATGGCCTTGCTAGCGCTCCGCCGGTGCCATACTTTCAATATTCACCAGTACCTGGTACTCGCAAGCTATGCTGCCTTTGTCTTCATCCTGATGCTGGACATGGCTGTCGCTCACAGCATCATTGACTGGTTCGAGGTACCAGTACATTTTGGGGCCCTGGCTTTCACCCTCTCCATGGTCATCATCTCCCTACGCCATTACACCCAGACTCAGCGCGAGCTCAACCACCTCAACCGTTTCCTGGAGAGTGAAGTTGCCGAACGCACCAGCGAGTTGCAAAGTCATGTGAAGCAAGAGCACCAGCGTGCATCGCTGATCGCCCTGGAACACAGCAAAAGCCAGGCACTCGCCGACCTGATCGATCGCCTGCAAGGAACCGCTGCCTTGGAGCATGCACTGGAAATCATCGTGGATGCCCTGCCAGAACTGACGAGCCCTCTACGTGGGGCATTCTATCGACAGAACACTGATGAGCCGCTGTTGAGCCTCACACATCATTGGCCCAAGGATTACCAGGTCCCAGCCACCCTCCCTTCATCTCCATCGGGTGGCACTGACAATCGACCTCCATCCTGGCTGTTTCCGTTGGATATTCCGCGTCCGCAACAAGACGCCTTGCACCTTGGAATATTGTGGCTGGAACCGAATACTCGGTTACTACCGAACTCGGAGTATCACGAACGGACCCGGCGTCTTATCGAAACCGGCATCACTCGGGTAGCGTTGGTATTATCCAGCATTTCACTTCAGGAAAAGCTTGCCACGCTGTCCTATAACGATGGACTGACAGGCCTGCGCAACCGGCGGTACTTCGAAGAGCTGATGTTTCATGAAGCGGTATCAGCATTGCGGAATCAGACATCTCTGACTCTGGCGATCGTGGATATTGATCATTTCAAGTTGTTCAATGATCGCTTTGGTCACTCTGCGGGAGATGTCGTGTTATGTGGTGTGGCACAGCTTCTTGCGGAAAGTTTTCGCGATAATGACGTGGTATGTCGACTGGGCGGTGAAGAGTTCGTCATCCTATTGCCACATGCACAAGCCAATGATGCACTCATGCGCATCGACCAGATGACTCAAATACTGGCAAGTACCAACTTCAAGCATGCTCACCAGCCACTGGGTACGGTATCGCTATCCTGTGGCATTGCCAGCTTTCCCTGTCACACTTCTGACCCCCATACCCTGCTGGAAATTGCTGACAATGCCTTGTACCGCGCCAAGCAATCCGGTCGCGCTCGCATCACCATGGCGGAATGA
- a CDS encoding ABC transporter ATP-binding protein — protein MSAEPLLILDQLSISFDDQLVVKDMSLSVARGETLALVGESGSGKSVSALGALNLLPANAKVKGTRRLGNTDLSTLDSRQWQALLGNRIGFVFQEPMTSLNPLHTIGRQLGEALRLHQGLHGKAARHRCQELLEQVRLPRPEELLDAWPHQLSGGQRQRVMIAMAIANQPELLVADEPTTALDVTVQQEILALLTDLQDHHGMGILFITHDLNLVRRHADRVCVLQHGIVQETGPVADVFRSPQSAYTKALLSAEPEGRPSAIKDSTPLLMARSLGVQFQRPKRLFQRRPPAFEALSPIDLSVAPGETLGIVGESGSGKTTLALALLRLVTSQGEINFDGTRLDLLSGNPLRQQRRQLQVVFQDPYGSLSPRMPVADIISEGLRFHQPDLQEAEIDRRVRNTLHEVGLPEDVSQRYPHEFSGGQRQRIAIARAIILEPRLIILDEPTSALDRTIQKQLIILLRELQHRRGLSYLFISHDLAVIRAMAHRVMVLKEGKVIEQGDCDKVLATPQSAYTRALIAASSLAREVAI, from the coding sequence ATGTCCGCTGAGCCCTTGCTCATCCTTGATCAGCTATCCATCTCTTTCGACGATCAGCTTGTGGTGAAGGACATGTCTCTGAGCGTGGCTCGAGGCGAGACCTTGGCACTGGTAGGAGAATCCGGCTCCGGCAAGTCAGTATCTGCCTTGGGTGCTCTCAATCTGTTACCAGCCAACGCCAAGGTGAAGGGAACTCGACGCCTGGGCAATACCGACCTCTCGACACTTGATTCGCGCCAATGGCAGGCACTCCTAGGCAACCGCATCGGCTTCGTGTTTCAGGAACCGATGACATCACTCAACCCCCTGCATACCATTGGCCGCCAATTGGGCGAAGCCTTGCGCCTACACCAGGGATTGCATGGCAAGGCAGCACGCCATCGCTGTCAGGAGCTGCTTGAGCAGGTCCGGCTGCCCCGTCCTGAAGAGCTGTTAGATGCCTGGCCTCATCAGCTTTCCGGCGGGCAGCGCCAGCGCGTCATGATTGCCATGGCGATCGCCAACCAGCCAGAATTATTGGTCGCCGATGAGCCGACCACGGCACTGGATGTCACGGTGCAACAGGAAATCCTGGCACTGCTCACGGATCTTCAAGACCATCATGGTATGGGAATACTATTCATCACCCATGACCTCAATCTGGTACGTCGTCATGCCGACCGCGTGTGCGTTCTGCAGCATGGCATAGTGCAGGAAACGGGCCCTGTTGCAGATGTCTTCCGTTCGCCACAGAGCGCTTACACCAAAGCACTGCTGAGCGCAGAACCAGAAGGCCGTCCCTCCGCCATCAAGGACTCGACGCCGTTATTGATGGCCAGGTCTCTTGGCGTACAATTCCAACGCCCAAAGCGCCTGTTCCAACGTCGACCTCCGGCCTTCGAAGCTCTGTCTCCCATCGACCTTAGTGTGGCTCCAGGCGAAACGCTCGGCATTGTCGGAGAATCCGGGTCAGGCAAGACCACGCTGGCACTCGCCCTGCTGCGCCTGGTAACCAGCCAAGGAGAAATCAACTTCGATGGCACCCGCCTGGACCTGCTCAGCGGCAACCCCTTGCGCCAGCAACGACGCCAATTGCAGGTAGTATTTCAGGACCCATATGGCTCCCTGTCACCTCGCATGCCGGTTGCCGACATCATCAGTGAAGGACTGCGCTTTCATCAGCCTGATCTGCAGGAAGCGGAAATTGACCGCCGCGTACGCAACACCCTGCATGAAGTAGGCCTACCCGAAGATGTCAGCCAGCGCTATCCTCACGAGTTTTCCGGAGGCCAGCGCCAGCGTATCGCCATCGCACGCGCCATCATTCTCGAACCACGCCTGATCATCCTTGATGAGCCGACTTCAGCCCTGGATCGCACGATTCAGAAACAGTTGATCATTCTGCTGCGAGAACTGCAGCACCGCCGCGGCCTCAGCTACCTGTTCATCAGTCATGACCTGGCCGTGATACGCGCCATGGCCCATCGTGTGATGGTGCTGAAAGAAGGCAAGGTGATCGAACAGGGCGACTGTGACAAGGTGCTTGCTACACCACAGAGTGCCTACACCAGAGCGCTGATTGCTGCCTCCAGCCTGGCGAGGGAAGTTGCTATCTAG
- a CDS encoding ABC transporter permease, which yields MAIFSRRPDSGRSTRSRLSPITRRRMKVFRQQRRAWWSLWLFAILFAISLGAELVANDKPLVIHYQQQWYFPLLQEYSDTEFGGFLPTPADYRDDFTREAIEENGWALWPLIPFTYDTLDMHLDHPAPSPPDGTHWLGTDDQGRDVLARVIYGFRISMIFALALTAGSLILGVMAGGIQGYFGGKIDLIGQRFIEIWSGLPVLFLLIILASLVQPNIWWLLGIMLLFSWLGLVDIVRAEFLRARNLEYVRAAKAMGLPSRLIMWRHVLPNAMVATLTFVPFLFTGAITTLTALDFLGFGLPPGSPSLGELVAQGKNNLQAPWLGITAFATLGVMLSLLVFIGEGIRDAFDPRHVQQGPTQISPGSIAPDHAQQIAKGGDGHVR from the coding sequence ATGGCGATATTTTCACGACGCCCGGATTCCGGGCGATCCACACGCTCAAGGCTGTCACCCATTACCCGCCGGCGCATGAAGGTCTTTCGTCAGCAACGCCGGGCCTGGTGGTCACTGTGGTTGTTCGCCATTCTATTTGCCATCAGCCTGGGGGCTGAGTTGGTCGCCAACGACAAACCGCTGGTCATCCATTATCAGCAGCAATGGTATTTCCCTCTGCTGCAGGAATACTCTGATACCGAGTTTGGTGGTTTCCTGCCTACACCGGCAGATTATCGTGATGACTTCACTCGCGAGGCCATTGAAGAGAATGGTTGGGCGCTCTGGCCATTGATCCCCTTCACCTATGACACGCTGGACATGCACCTGGACCATCCCGCGCCTTCACCACCCGACGGCACGCACTGGCTAGGTACCGATGACCAAGGTCGCGATGTGCTTGCCCGTGTCATCTACGGCTTCCGTATTTCCATGATCTTTGCCTTGGCACTGACGGCAGGCTCACTGATCCTTGGCGTCATGGCTGGCGGCATCCAGGGATACTTCGGCGGCAAGATCGACCTCATCGGACAGCGCTTCATCGAGATATGGTCCGGGCTACCTGTCCTGTTTCTGCTGATCATCCTCGCCAGCCTGGTGCAACCCAATATCTGGTGGCTACTCGGCATTATGCTGCTGTTTTCCTGGCTTGGCCTGGTGGATATCGTGCGCGCCGAATTCCTGCGCGCACGCAACCTGGAATACGTGCGTGCCGCCAAGGCCATGGGCCTGCCATCCAGGCTGATCATGTGGCGCCATGTGCTACCGAATGCCATGGTGGCCACACTGACATTTGTCCCCTTTCTGTTCACCGGCGCCATCACCACATTGACAGCCCTGGACTTTCTTGGCTTCGGATTGCCACCTGGCTCTCCTTCACTTGGTGAACTGGTCGCCCAGGGCAAGAACAACCTCCAGGCCCCCTGGCTAGGGATCACCGCCTTTGCCACCTTGGGGGTCATGCTGTCCCTGCTGGTATTCATCGGTGAAGGGATACGAGACGCTTTCGACCCTCGCCATGTGCAGCAAGGCCCAACCCAGATATCTCCGGGCTCGATAGCACCAGACCATGCACAGCAAATTGCCAAAGGAGGTGATGGCCATGTCCGCTGA
- a CDS encoding microcin C ABC transporter permease YejB, protein MAAYILRRLLLMIPTLLGIMLLNFIIVQAAPGGPIDQILARYEGLSVDASTRLQSGADTVAGPAGETSRGSRGIPEEYIKHLEVQFGFDKPAYERFFDMVVNYATFDFGESFFRGEKVTTLMLERLPVSISLGLWTTLLVYLISIPLGIRKALRHGSSFDVWTSGLVIGGYAIPGFLFAILLIVLFAGGSYWQVFPLRGLTSPDFADLSAWGKVKDYLWHIVLPVTASTIGSFATLTMLTKNSFLDEIHRQYVLTARAKGASERRILYAHIFRNAMLLIIAGLPSALVGIFFTGSLLIEVIFSLNGLGLLGFEAVMQRDYPVIFGTLYLYTLIGLVLKLVSDLTYVWVDPRIDFATRES, encoded by the coding sequence GTGGCCGCCTATATCCTGCGCCGCCTGCTGCTGATGATCCCCACACTGCTGGGGATCATGCTGCTCAACTTCATCATCGTCCAGGCCGCTCCCGGCGGCCCCATCGACCAGATATTGGCTCGTTATGAAGGGCTTTCGGTTGATGCCAGCACTCGTCTCCAAAGCGGCGCTGACACTGTTGCCGGCCCCGCCGGAGAAACCTCGCGCGGAAGCCGAGGTATACCGGAAGAGTACATCAAGCATCTGGAAGTACAGTTTGGTTTCGACAAGCCGGCCTATGAGCGTTTCTTCGATATGGTGGTGAACTACGCCACCTTTGACTTTGGAGAAAGTTTCTTCCGTGGCGAAAAGGTCACCACCCTGATGCTGGAGCGTCTTCCAGTGTCGATATCCCTGGGGCTATGGACAACTCTGCTGGTCTACCTGATATCCATCCCCCTGGGCATTCGCAAGGCATTGCGACATGGCAGCTCTTTTGATGTATGGACGTCGGGTCTGGTCATCGGCGGCTATGCCATTCCCGGCTTTCTCTTCGCCATCCTGCTGATCGTATTGTTTGCCGGAGGCAGTTATTGGCAAGTCTTTCCTCTCCGCGGGCTGACTTCGCCGGATTTTGCCGACCTGTCGGCATGGGGCAAAGTGAAGGACTATCTATGGCATATCGTACTGCCCGTCACCGCTTCCACCATTGGTAGCTTCGCAACCTTGACCATGCTGACCAAGAACAGCTTTCTCGACGAAATTCATCGCCAGTATGTGCTCACCGCCCGTGCCAAGGGCGCAAGCGAACGGCGCATTCTCTATGCTCACATATTCCGCAATGCGATGTTGCTCATCATCGCCGGGCTGCCCTCGGCACTTGTCGGCATCTTCTTTACTGGCTCCTTGCTGATCGAAGTGATCTTCTCCCTCAATGGCCTTGGCCTGCTCGGCTTCGAAGCCGTCATGCAGCGGGACTACCCCGTAATCTTCGGCACGCTTTATCTCTACACCCTGATCGGACTGGTGTTGAAGCTGGTCTCGGATCTGACCTATGTATGGGTTGATCCCCGCATCGATTTTGCAACGAGGGAGTCCTGA
- a CDS encoding extracellular solute-binding protein, whose protein sequence is MLGLISSWPALLQAAEPEEVPTVHALALYGDPALPADFDHLPYVNPEAPKGGSMISAAQGSFDSTNPFIVRGTPAAGSMQIYDTLLESSADEPFTMYGLLAEGIRLDPQRRWVEFDLRPEARFHDGEPVTAEDVVFSFETLVSKGAPFYRAYYHDVTKAIAVDEDTVHFDLGDTKSRELPLILGQMQILPKHFWEGRNFEAVTRDALLGSGPYRIAQVDPGKRIVYQRVEDYWGKDLPLNRGRHNIDRQIYDYYRDQTVALEAFKAGNIDIRIESSASNWATAYDFPAMEQGLVKKLMIPDGQPAGMQAYVMNLRRNKFQDVRVREAINLAFDFPWLNKNLFYDAYTSTDSYFENSEMEATGLPSADELALLEPWREKLPSQVFDEALPIAEPEGLRERLAKALELLQQAGYTFKDGTMVNADSGRPLNIEILLYNAQFERVAQPLLRNLARLGIKGNLRIVDVNQYLNRLRSFDFDMVVGGFAQSLNPGNEQREYWGSEYADRPQSRNLIGLQNPAIDALVDAINAADTRESLDTAARALDRVLRWGFYVVPMYHLPATRVAIWDKFGWPEPFPQYNLDLSVWWVAPDKAKAIKNR, encoded by the coding sequence ATGCTGGGCCTGATAAGCTCATGGCCCGCCCTGCTCCAGGCGGCTGAACCGGAGGAAGTTCCAACGGTTCACGCCCTTGCGCTCTACGGTGATCCGGCGCTTCCTGCCGATTTCGATCACCTTCCCTACGTCAATCCGGAAGCTCCCAAGGGTGGCAGCATGATCAGTGCTGCCCAGGGCAGCTTCGATTCGACCAACCCTTTTATCGTAAGAGGCACCCCCGCAGCCGGGTCGATGCAGATCTACGATACGTTGCTCGAATCAAGTGCCGACGAACCGTTCACCATGTATGGCCTGCTGGCCGAGGGCATCCGCCTCGATCCCCAGCGCCGTTGGGTGGAGTTCGACCTGCGTCCGGAGGCCCGCTTCCATGACGGCGAGCCAGTCACTGCAGAAGATGTCGTGTTCTCTTTCGAGACGCTGGTCAGCAAAGGCGCTCCCTTCTATCGAGCCTACTATCACGATGTTACCAAGGCCATCGCCGTTGACGAAGACACCGTGCACTTCGATCTGGGAGATACCAAATCCCGTGAACTGCCGTTGATCCTGGGCCAGATGCAGATATTGCCCAAGCATTTCTGGGAAGGTCGCAACTTCGAAGCAGTCACCCGCGACGCCTTGCTTGGCTCTGGCCCTTATCGGATTGCTCAGGTCGATCCTGGCAAGCGCATCGTCTATCAGCGCGTCGAAGACTATTGGGGCAAGGACCTTCCCCTCAATCGTGGGCGTCACAACATCGATCGACAGATCTACGATTATTACCGTGACCAAACGGTCGCCCTGGAGGCCTTCAAGGCCGGCAATATCGACATCCGGATAGAATCCAGTGCTTCCAACTGGGCCACCGCCTACGACTTTCCAGCCATGGAGCAGGGTCTGGTCAAGAAGCTGATGATTCCAGACGGCCAGCCGGCAGGTATGCAGGCCTACGTGATGAACCTGCGCCGCAACAAGTTTCAGGACGTCCGAGTACGCGAGGCCATCAACCTGGCTTTCGATTTCCCCTGGCTGAACAAGAATCTGTTCTACGACGCCTACACCAGCACCGACAGCTACTTCGAGAATTCAGAAATGGAGGCAACCGGCCTGCCTTCAGCGGATGAACTGGCCCTGCTCGAGCCTTGGCGCGAGAAGTTGCCTTCGCAGGTATTCGATGAAGCGCTGCCCATTGCCGAACCCGAGGGGCTGCGTGAACGCCTGGCCAAGGCACTGGAGTTGCTGCAACAAGCCGGCTACACGTTCAAGGACGGCACCATGGTCAATGCCGATAGTGGCAGACCACTGAACATCGAGATACTGCTCTACAACGCGCAGTTCGAACGCGTCGCTCAACCCTTGCTGCGCAATCTGGCGCGCCTCGGGATCAAGGGCAATCTTCGTATCGTCGACGTCAACCAGTATCTCAACCGGCTGCGCAGCTTCGATTTCGACATGGTCGTTGGTGGTTTCGCCCAATCACTCAATCCGGGCAACGAACAGCGTGAATACTGGGGCAGTGAATATGCCGACAGACCCCAGAGCCGCAATCTGATCGGACTGCAGAACCCTGCCATTGACGCTCTGGTAGACGCCATCAATGCCGCCGATACACGGGAAAGTCTGGATACGGCGGCCCGAGCTCTGGATCGCGTGCTGCGCTGGGGGTTCTATGTGGTTCCCATGTACCACCTTCCTGCCACTCGCGTCGCTATCTGGGACAAGTTTGGCTGGCCAGAGCCTTTCCCGCAGTACAATCTGGACCTGAGCGTCTGGTGGGTCGCCCCCGACAAGGCCAAGGCCATCAAGAACCGTTGA
- a CDS encoding transglycosylase SLT domain-containing protein: protein MTFYTARRRLFGAASSLALMGSLTLVALANSYASTQTTSGQLGLTNLTPPASIADSASSQLTRRFWDELQLESQDAWTKLRDDFQWQNEAMNARVQEWIEYYRSKPENIVEITERARPWIAWITQQVEARGLPGEIALIPFVESSFDPKARSHFGAAGLWQIMPRTGDALGLQRNSAWDGRVDVVKSTKAALDYIEMQADEWYDGDLMLSLAAYNAGAGNVNRSRRSAQSRGLEGGYWDLRLPKETMAYVPKLLAISQIINDPEHYGIALPEIDGNAAFAKVALTNPISLAQAATMAGVSTIELAELNPGLKSSTIDPSHSQQLLVPADKAATLREGLASLSSGREAINIAANTSQTGMHVVEHGETLSKIALKHDLSMTDLARWNGISNPEALQPGQQLTLSGS from the coding sequence ATGACGTTTTACACTGCACGACGACGACTGTTTGGTGCCGCCAGCAGCCTGGCCCTGATGGGGTCCTTGACGCTGGTCGCCCTGGCCAACAGCTATGCATCCACTCAGACCACGAGCGGACAGCTTGGATTGACCAATCTCACACCACCTGCATCAATCGCCGACAGTGCATCATCGCAGCTCACCCGCCGTTTCTGGGATGAACTGCAGCTTGAGTCGCAGGATGCCTGGACCAAGCTGCGTGACGATTTTCAATGGCAGAATGAAGCCATGAATGCGCGGGTACAGGAATGGATCGAATATTACCGTTCCAAGCCTGAAAACATTGTTGAAATTACAGAACGTGCCCGACCCTGGATTGCCTGGATCACACAACAGGTCGAGGCACGTGGCCTGCCTGGTGAAATCGCTCTGATTCCCTTTGTAGAAAGCTCCTTCGACCCCAAGGCACGCAGCCACTTCGGTGCTGCCGGCCTGTGGCAGATCATGCCAAGAACAGGTGATGCACTTGGCCTGCAGCGCAATTCCGCCTGGGATGGGCGAGTGGATGTCGTCAAGTCCACGAAAGCTGCACTTGACTACATCGAGATGCAGGCTGACGAATGGTACGACGGCGACCTGATGCTGTCCCTGGCGGCCTATAACGCCGGTGCCGGCAACGTCAATCGTTCACGTCGCTCCGCCCAGTCTCGTGGCTTGGAAGGTGGCTACTGGGATCTACGCTTACCCAAGGAAACCATGGCGTATGTTCCCAAGCTGCTGGCGATCTCCCAAATCATCAATGACCCAGAGCATTATGGTATCGCCTTGCCAGAGATCGATGGCAATGCCGCCTTCGCCAAGGTGGCTCTGACCAACCCCATCAGCCTGGCACAAGCCGCTACCATGGCCGGCGTCTCCACTATCGAGCTGGCGGAACTCAACCCAGGGCTCAAGTCGTCTACCATTGACCCGAGTCATAGCCAGCAACTTCTGGTGCCAGCTGACAAGGCTGCTACGCTTCGAGAAGGGCTCGCGTCACTCTCCTCTGGCCGTGAGGCCATCAACATTGCCGCCAACACCAGCCAAACAGGCATGCACGTCGTAGAACATGGCGAGACTCTGTCCAAGATTGCTCTGAAGCATGACCTGTCGATGACCGATCTCGCTCGCTGGAACGGCATCTCCAATCCAGAGGCTTTACAACCAGGACAGCAACTGACACTTTCCGGTAGTTGA
- the gloB gene encoding hydroxyacylglutathione hydrolase, which yields MLSVTPIPAFSDNYIWLLRQDSSQEVCVVDPGDAAPVIEVLEREGLTLGCVLITHHHHDHTGGLAELIKRYSPRVIGPDNPSIAGIQERVADGDEFRVMGRRFEVIAVPGHTLDHLAFFTSGIPALLFCGDTMFSAGCGRLFEGTPEQMNASLERLNEMPADTLVFAAHEYTLANLAFAQAADPDNKDVAKALQECERARELDRPTLPSTLERERRINPFLRCDDAGVRKAASAHGSTDSKDATFATLRAWKDSF from the coding sequence ATGTTAAGCGTGACACCGATCCCTGCCTTTAGCGACAACTATATCTGGCTGCTGCGCCAGGACTCGAGCCAAGAGGTATGCGTAGTGGATCCTGGTGATGCGGCACCGGTCATCGAGGTGCTCGAACGCGAGGGACTTACCCTGGGTTGTGTGCTTATCACCCACCACCATCACGACCATACCGGTGGGTTGGCCGAACTGATAAAACGCTATTCACCACGTGTCATTGGCCCCGACAATCCCAGTATTGCAGGCATTCAGGAACGTGTCGCCGATGGCGATGAGTTTCGTGTCATGGGCCGCCGTTTTGAAGTTATTGCCGTACCAGGACATACCCTGGATCATCTGGCCTTCTTCACCTCTGGAATCCCCGCCTTGCTGTTCTGCGGTGACACCATGTTCAGTGCTGGCTGCGGTCGGCTGTTTGAAGGAACGCCAGAGCAGATGAATGCTTCTCTGGAACGGCTCAACGAGATGCCTGCCGATACCCTGGTATTCGCCGCACACGAATACACGCTTGCCAATCTCGCCTTCGCACAAGCCGCTGACCCAGACAATAAGGACGTGGCCAAGGCTCTCCAGGAATGTGAGCGCGCGCGCGAACTTGACCGCCCAACCTTGCCCTCGACATTGGAACGCGAGCGGCGCATCAACCCTTTTTTACGTTGTGATGATGCGGGTGTCAGGAAAGCTGCCTCGGCCCATGGGTCAACTGATAGCAAGGACGCCACTTTTGCCACGTTACGCGCCTGGAAGGACAGTTTTTGA
- a CDS encoding class I SAM-dependent methyltransferase yields the protein MAIMSNAPTPIDLAELISMGRQFWASEGGRAIRRAERACLGPMTERWAGVHGLEMSLGAPIVDMSTIPHLIRWSPTRECAESSSTLVCHPDALPLPNGCLDLVVLHHVLEVMPEPHHVLQEAARVTAPGGRLIIVSWSPLSPAGMARCLPGHKQRLPGQGSWRRPGRLRDWLAFVEFEIERLDYCGFHLPGMTPRNAVLETLGRRHNLPMGDSYIIQARCRSRLARHQPQRPLFGAVVGATRLGLDSRSRDVAARTSQDNAISVAQGAANEDVG from the coding sequence ATGGCTATCATGTCAAATGCGCCAACACCGATTGACCTGGCGGAACTGATCTCAATGGGTCGCCAGTTCTGGGCCTCCGAGGGTGGTCGGGCGATCCGTCGGGCTGAACGAGCGTGTCTCGGTCCCATGACGGAGCGTTGGGCTGGCGTACATGGTCTGGAGATGTCCCTGGGCGCGCCCATCGTAGATATGTCTACCATTCCCCACTTGATTCGATGGTCTCCGACCCGCGAGTGTGCGGAAAGTTCCTCCACGTTGGTGTGCCACCCTGATGCCTTGCCCCTGCCCAACGGTTGTCTTGACCTGGTGGTGCTGCATCATGTGCTTGAGGTGATGCCTGAGCCTCACCATGTGTTACAGGAGGCGGCCCGGGTGACGGCACCGGGGGGGCGTTTGATCATTGTGTCGTGGTCGCCGCTTTCGCCAGCAGGCATGGCGCGTTGCTTGCCTGGGCACAAGCAACGCTTGCCGGGGCAGGGGAGCTGGCGGCGGCCAGGCAGGTTGCGTGACTGGTTGGCATTTGTGGAGTTCGAGATCGAACGGTTAGACTATTGCGGCTTTCATTTGCCCGGTATGACGCCGCGTAATGCGGTACTGGAAACCTTGGGGCGGCGCCACAATCTGCCCATGGGAGATAGCTACATCATCCAGGCCCGCTGTCGTTCCCGGTTGGCACGTCACCAACCCCAGAGACCCCTTTTCGGTGCGGTTGTCGGGGCGACACGGCTGGGGCTGGATTCCCGCTCTCGGGATGTCGCCGCCCGCACGAGTCAGGACAATGCTATATCTGTTGCACAAGGGGCGGCCAATGAGGATGTTGGCTGA